The Chlorocebus sabaeus isolate Y175 chromosome 6, mChlSab1.0.hap1, whole genome shotgun sequence genome has a segment encoding these proteins:
- the WDR18 gene encoding WD repeat-containing protein 18 yields the protein MMTHVRGGGEGKMAAPMEVAVCTDSAAPMWSCIVWELHSGANLLTYRGGQAGPHGLALLNGEYLLAAQLGKNYISAWELQRKDQLQQKIMCPGPVTCLTASPNGLYVLAGVAESIHLWEVSTGNLLVILSRHYQDVSCLQFTGDSSHFISGGKDCLVLAWSLCSVLQADPSRIPAPRHVWSHHTLPITDLHCGFGGPLARVATSSLDQTVKLWEVSSGELLLSVLFDVSIMAVTMDLAEHHMFCGGSEGSIFQVDLFTWPGQRERNFQPEQDAGKVFKGHRNQVTCLSVSTDGSVLLSGSHDETVRLWDVQSKQCIRTLALKGPVTNATILLAPVSMLSSDFRPSLPLPHFNKHLLGAEHGDEPRHGGLTLRLGLHQQGSEPSYLDRTEQLQAVLCSTMEKSVLGGQDQLRVRVTELEDEVRNLRKINRDLFDFSTRFITRPAK from the exons ATGATGACGCACGTCCGTGGCGGTGGGGAAGGCAAGATGGCGGCGCCCATGGAGGTGGCCGTGTGTACGGATTCGGCAGCCCCGATGTGGAGCTGCATCGTGTGGGAACTGCACTCGGGTGCCAACCTGCTCACCTACCGCGGCGGCCAGGCGGGGCCCCACGGCCTGGCGCTGCTCAATGGCGAGTATCTGCTGGCGGCGCAGCTGGGCAAGAACTACATCAGCGCCTGGGAGCTGCAGCGGAAG GACCAGCTCCAGCAGAAGATCATGTGCCCTGGGCCTGTCACCTGTCTGACCGCGTCACCCAACGGTCTCTACGTCCTGGCAGGAGTTGCAGAAAGCATCCACCTGTGGGAG GTCTCCACTGGGAACCTTCTGGTCATTCTGAGTCGACATTACCAGGACGTCTCCTGCCTGCAGTTCACAGGGGACAGCAGCCACTTCATTTCAGGGGGCAAGGACTGCCTGGTACTGGCTTGGAGCCTCTGCAG CGTGCTGCAGGCCGACCCCTCCAGGATCCCAGCGCCCCGGCACGTCTGGTCTCACCACACGCTCCCCATCACGGACCTGCACTGCGGCTTTGGGGGCCCCCTGGCCCGTGTGGCTACCTCCTCACTGGACCAGACGGTGAAG CTGTGGGAGGTCTCCTCGGGGGAGCTGCTCCTCTCCGTCCTCTTTGATGTGTCCATCATGGCGGTGACCATGGACCTGGCTGAGCACCACATGTTCTGCGGCGGCAGCGAGGGCTCCATCTTCCAGGTCGATCTCTTCACCTGG CCCGGACAGAGGGAGAGGAACTTCCAGCCAGAGCAGGACGCCGGGAAGGTCTTCAAAGGGCACAG GAACCAGGTGACCTGCCTGTCGGTGTCTACTGATGGCAGCGTGCTGCTCTCAGGCTCCCACGACGAGACCGTGCGCCTCTGGGATGTGCAGAGCAAGCAGTGCATCCGGACGTTGGCCCTCAAAG GCCCAGTCACCAACGCCACCATCCTACTGGCGCCTGTCAGCATGCTGAGCTCAGACTTCAGGCCCAGCCTGCCGCTGCCCCACTTCAACAAACACCTGCTGGGCGCCGAGCACGGGGACGAGCCGCGCCACGGGGGCCTCACCCTGCGCCTGGGCCTCCACCAGCAG GGTTCTGAGCCCAGCTACCTGGACCGCACGGAGCAGCTGCAGGCCGTCCTGTGCAGCACCATGGAGAAG AGCGTGCTTGGTGGCCAGGACCAGCTGCGGGTCCGTGTCACGGAGCTGGAGGACGAGGTGCGCAACCTGCGCAAGATCAACCGGGACCTATTCGACTTCTCCACGCGCTTCATCACGCGGCCGGCCAAGTGA